A part of Paenarthrobacter sp. A20 genomic DNA contains:
- a CDS encoding matrixin family metalloprotease translates to MEPYGSPQWPDPDPPAPRPPIKHSSIAAILFLFGVLGLVCAGAYFSGDLQRFLYGSSATQSQAPRPGLVPFGQRQDPLPGLEEADAPLGTPAPVNRTSTSYKFLAVKEDGTPLAYSPCRPIHYVVNADQADPSWQPLVEEAVRQASVATGLKFIYDGPSSEVPSTNRTGYQPARYGDRWAPVLIAWTTPEQVPRLTGQTVGLGGSSSIGLSNGYKAYVTGTVSLDAPQFAGIVDTSEGKEIGIAVIMHELGHLLGLDHVDDPRQLMFDQASWVRQYAAGDRTGLAQLGQGPCSKDF, encoded by the coding sequence ATGGAACCTTACGGGTCGCCCCAGTGGCCGGACCCCGATCCCCCAGCGCCGCGTCCACCGATCAAGCACAGCAGCATCGCCGCCATCCTGTTCCTGTTCGGCGTCCTCGGCCTTGTCTGCGCGGGCGCGTATTTCAGCGGCGACCTGCAGCGGTTCCTCTACGGATCATCCGCCACGCAGAGCCAGGCTCCACGCCCCGGTTTAGTACCGTTCGGACAACGCCAGGACCCGTTGCCCGGGCTGGAAGAAGCCGACGCGCCGCTGGGAACTCCGGCGCCAGTAAACCGGACCAGTACCTCCTACAAGTTCCTTGCCGTCAAAGAAGACGGAACCCCTCTGGCCTACTCGCCGTGCAGGCCCATCCATTACGTGGTGAACGCCGACCAGGCGGATCCTTCCTGGCAGCCCCTGGTGGAAGAAGCCGTCCGGCAAGCCAGCGTGGCCACTGGATTGAAGTTCATCTACGACGGTCCGAGTTCCGAGGTCCCTTCCACCAACAGGACCGGATACCAGCCGGCCAGGTACGGGGACCGATGGGCTCCTGTCCTGATCGCCTGGACCACTCCGGAGCAGGTGCCGCGCCTGACAGGCCAGACTGTGGGTCTGGGCGGAAGCTCATCGATTGGCCTGAGCAACGGCTATAAGGCCTACGTCACAGGCACCGTGTCCCTGGACGCGCCCCAGTTCGCAGGCATTGTGGACACTTCCGAGGGCAAGGAGATCGGCATCGCGGTGATCATGCATGAGCTGGGACACCTGCTGGGCCTGGACCACGTGGACGATCCCCGGCAGCTCATGTTTGACCAGGCTTCGTGGGTCCGGCAATACGCTGCCGGCGACCGGACGGGCCTGGCCCAACTCGGCCAAGGTCCGTGCAGCAAGGACTTCTAG
- a CDS encoding matrixin family metalloprotease, whose amino-acid sequence MDSERETRAPKHRRAATAWRVLRGLLMAGIAAVVAVLVSGFLHGDPRITALFPGVSVPGAPQSGQNQTKPARAADAPPPGVDEADAPLASPPAPGTANDSFKFLATNDDGTPVGYSPCRPLHYVVNNASAPEGSDALLEAAIAKVSAASGIQFVNDGSTDELPVDRREPYQPAKYGDRWAPLLISWTTPEAAPALADKVIGTGGSTMYSLNNGPKSYITGSLELDTPQVAELLANPEGADYVLAVMQHELGHVMGLDHVDDPVQLMYPEIGAPDGLAAGDLNGLHLLASAPCRKDI is encoded by the coding sequence GTGGACTCGGAGCGGGAAACGCGTGCGCCAAAGCACCGACGTGCGGCAACTGCCTGGCGGGTCCTTCGCGGCCTCCTCATGGCCGGCATCGCCGCAGTGGTGGCCGTCCTGGTGAGCGGATTCCTGCACGGAGACCCCCGCATCACCGCACTTTTCCCCGGGGTCAGCGTCCCCGGCGCCCCGCAAAGCGGACAAAACCAAACAAAACCTGCCCGTGCCGCCGACGCCCCGCCGCCGGGTGTTGACGAGGCGGACGCCCCTCTCGCCTCACCGCCGGCGCCCGGGACAGCGAACGATTCGTTCAAGTTCCTGGCCACCAACGACGACGGCACTCCCGTTGGCTATTCACCGTGCCGGCCGCTGCACTACGTAGTGAACAACGCCTCTGCGCCGGAAGGCTCTGATGCGTTGCTGGAGGCTGCGATCGCCAAGGTATCCGCCGCTTCGGGAATCCAGTTCGTCAACGACGGCAGCACCGATGAGTTGCCCGTGGACCGCCGCGAACCATACCAGCCCGCCAAATACGGCGATCGATGGGCTCCCCTGCTGATCTCATGGACCACGCCGGAGGCAGCGCCGGCCTTGGCAGACAAAGTCATCGGGACCGGCGGCAGCACCATGTACTCGCTCAACAATGGACCCAAAAGCTATATCACCGGCAGCCTCGAGTTGGACACTCCGCAGGTAGCCGAACTACTGGCCAACCCAGAAGGGGCCGACTACGTCCTGGCGGTCATGCAACACGAACTGGGACATGTGATGGGCTTGGACCACGTGGATGATCCGGTCCAGCTCATGTACCCGGAAATCGGTGCCCCGGACGGCCTCGCGGCCGGCGACCTGAACGGCCTGCACCTCCTGGCATCAGCGCCCTGCCGCAAGGACATCTAG
- a CDS encoding Gfo/Idh/MocA family oxidoreductase produces MTKQVTLGLVGVGRIGVMHAKNISALNEALAQDGIQVQLKLTDVAEEHARSVARDVGGEYVGSVGELIASGVNGLVIATGTATHPDLIRAGVDAGIPVFCEKPVAVNVAESLPVLDYIREKAGVVQIGHQRRFDAGYLEAKRAYEAGELGWIHSVRAVTCDMTPPAVQFLATSGGLFRDCSVHDFDILRWLTGKEIVEVYAKGSNNGDPAIGEVGDVDTALALVTFDDGTVGTVSASRYNGAGHDVRLELQGSESSVLVGMDQQMALRSAEPGVEFPTGASHTTFAERFDQAYRSEMAAFVELVLGQRKNPCTPEDAVAASKVADAAQESLEKGAPVKVAP; encoded by the coding sequence ATGACGAAGCAAGTGACCCTCGGCCTGGTAGGTGTTGGCCGGATCGGCGTGATGCACGCAAAGAACATCAGCGCGCTCAACGAAGCCCTGGCCCAGGACGGTATCCAGGTCCAGCTAAAGCTCACGGATGTGGCAGAAGAGCACGCACGTTCGGTAGCACGCGACGTCGGCGGGGAGTACGTGGGCTCGGTGGGGGAACTCATAGCCTCCGGAGTGAACGGGCTGGTCATCGCGACAGGCACCGCCACCCACCCGGACCTCATCCGGGCCGGCGTGGACGCGGGCATTCCGGTGTTCTGCGAAAAACCAGTAGCCGTGAACGTGGCCGAGTCACTCCCGGTCCTTGACTACATCCGTGAGAAGGCCGGAGTGGTGCAGATCGGCCACCAGCGCCGTTTTGACGCCGGCTACCTGGAAGCCAAACGGGCCTATGAGGCCGGGGAACTCGGGTGGATCCACTCGGTTCGGGCCGTCACATGCGATATGACCCCGCCAGCAGTCCAATTCCTTGCAACGTCCGGCGGGTTGTTCCGGGACTGCTCCGTCCACGACTTCGACATCCTCCGGTGGCTCACCGGCAAGGAAATCGTGGAGGTCTATGCCAAGGGCTCCAATAACGGCGACCCGGCCATCGGTGAGGTTGGCGACGTCGATACCGCCCTGGCTTTGGTGACTTTCGACGACGGCACGGTAGGCACGGTGTCGGCCAGCCGATACAACGGGGCCGGGCATGATGTCCGGCTGGAACTCCAAGGCTCCGAGAGCTCTGTGCTTGTGGGAATGGACCAGCAGATGGCCTTGCGGTCAGCCGAACCCGGAGTCGAATTCCCCACCGGTGCCTCCCATACCACCTTCGCCGAGCGCTTCGATCAGGCGTATCGCTCAGAGATGGCCGCGTTCGTGGAACTTGTGCTTGGCCAGCGCAAGAACCCCTGCACTCCCGAAGATGCTGTCGCGGCCTCGAAGGTGGCAGACGCTGCGCAGGAGTCCCTGGAAAAAGGCGCCCCGGTAAAGGTTGCCCCGTAG
- a CDS encoding VIT1/CCC1 transporter family protein produces MQQHQESPGSSSPAPDPATENTAPETTAVASVASKNDASPSSSDIRRWRQYLADERAEAAVYRELAQRRDGEERQILLALAEAEGRHEAHWLKLLGEHAGMPKAASTRSQFLGFLARNFGSVFVLALAQRAEGRSPYGTEPAATAAMVADEQIHEEVVRGLATRGRNRLSGTFRAAVFGANDGLVSNLSLVMGMAATGVPSPVVLMSGVAGLLAGALSMGAGEYVSVRSQRELLNATLPTQATLTAAPSLDIEHNELVLVYLARGMTHEAAEHRAAERMGVFSCDCDPSLSLQPEKPATDEHESVGSAWGAALSSFCFFASGAIVPILPFIFGMTGVAALLVAGVLVGIALLATGAVVGLLSGTSPLSRGLRQLAIGLGAAAATYGLGLVFGATIV; encoded by the coding sequence GTGCAACAGCACCAGGAATCCCCCGGTTCGTCGAGCCCGGCTCCGGACCCCGCCACCGAAAACACGGCCCCCGAAACAACGGCCGTCGCCAGCGTAGCCTCGAAAAATGATGCATCCCCGTCGTCCTCGGACATCCGCCGCTGGCGTCAGTATCTGGCCGATGAGCGCGCCGAGGCTGCCGTCTATCGCGAACTCGCCCAGAGGCGCGACGGCGAAGAACGCCAAATCCTCCTGGCCCTGGCCGAAGCCGAAGGGCGTCACGAGGCCCACTGGCTCAAGCTCCTGGGCGAGCACGCCGGAATGCCCAAGGCCGCCTCAACCCGCAGCCAGTTCCTGGGCTTCCTGGCCCGCAACTTCGGGTCCGTGTTTGTGCTGGCGCTGGCCCAGCGTGCAGAGGGCCGCTCCCCCTACGGCACCGAACCGGCGGCAACAGCAGCCATGGTGGCCGATGAGCAGATCCACGAAGAAGTGGTCCGGGGCCTGGCCACGCGTGGACGCAACAGGCTCTCCGGCACTTTCCGCGCTGCTGTCTTCGGCGCAAACGATGGCTTGGTCAGCAACCTTTCGCTGGTCATGGGCATGGCCGCAACCGGCGTGCCCAGCCCTGTCGTGCTGATGAGCGGCGTCGCAGGCCTGTTGGCCGGGGCGTTGTCCATGGGCGCCGGCGAGTACGTTTCTGTGCGCTCCCAGCGGGAATTGCTTAACGCCACGTTGCCCACTCAGGCCACGCTCACAGCAGCACCTTCGTTGGACATCGAGCACAACGAGCTGGTTCTTGTGTACTTGGCGCGGGGCATGACCCACGAAGCCGCCGAACACCGCGCCGCCGAACGCATGGGCGTCTTCAGCTGCGACTGCGACCCCAGCCTCTCCCTGCAGCCAGAGAAGCCGGCCACCGATGAGCACGAATCCGTCGGTTCGGCGTGGGGCGCCGCGTTGTCCAGCTTCTGCTTCTTCGCCTCGGGCGCCATCGTGCCCATCCTGCCGTTCATTTTCGGCATGACGGGTGTGGCTGCTTTGCTGGTAGCCGGCGTGCTGGTGGGCATCGCGCTCCTGGCGACCGGCGCCGTCGTGGGCTTGCTGTCCGGAACGTCGCCGCTGAGCCGCGGGCTGCGGCAGCTCGCCATTGGTCTTGGAGCAGCGGCTGCCACCTATGGGCTGGGCCTGGTGTTCGGCGCAACGATCGTCTAG
- a CDS encoding LOG family protein, whose product MNRSAPLNPSPRTLDIQSVVHFERLVSAGAGSMSGWHAQSLDLRGHARDLKALNPQGAIFLGCTFDDGVEESLRRRGALIFPKLQGVPFDPYRGSLYSAAELYQDISSTEYEATLDAQVYQWSILPGQRASLDATLAAALHDHAIGDALDELLDHGALAGSKIVGVMGGHAAQRGTSEFADAARLGRLLAQAGFAVATGGGPGAMEAANLGAYLSGLPDVDTTAALGTLAEVPGFRPSVTAWARQAAVVVERHPEGTPTLGIPTWFYGHEPPNLFATHIAKYFANALREAILLELCNGGTIFLPGAAGTVQEIFQDACENYYGAPETITPMVLVGRDHWERTLPAWPMLQGLAAGKPMEHRIFLVDSVEEALAVVSGQGARRG is encoded by the coding sequence ATGAACCGCAGCGCACCCTTGAACCCGAGTCCGCGAACTCTCGACATCCAAAGCGTTGTCCACTTCGAACGTCTGGTGAGTGCCGGTGCGGGGTCCATGAGTGGTTGGCACGCGCAGTCGCTGGACCTTCGAGGCCACGCCCGGGACCTCAAGGCCCTCAACCCCCAAGGGGCGATCTTCCTGGGATGCACGTTCGACGACGGCGTGGAAGAGAGCCTCCGACGCCGCGGGGCACTCATCTTTCCCAAACTGCAGGGCGTTCCGTTCGACCCCTACCGGGGCAGCCTCTACAGCGCCGCGGAGCTCTACCAGGACATCTCCTCCACAGAATACGAAGCCACCCTCGACGCGCAGGTCTACCAATGGAGCATCCTTCCCGGACAGCGGGCGAGCCTCGACGCCACCCTTGCCGCGGCCCTTCATGACCACGCGATCGGCGACGCCCTGGATGAGTTGCTGGATCATGGGGCGCTCGCCGGGAGCAAAATCGTGGGAGTCATGGGTGGACACGCCGCCCAGCGTGGCACCAGCGAATTCGCCGACGCCGCGAGGCTGGGCCGCCTGCTCGCCCAGGCCGGTTTCGCTGTCGCCACCGGAGGTGGACCCGGAGCCATGGAAGCGGCCAACCTGGGCGCCTACTTGAGTGGGCTGCCCGACGTCGACACAACAGCCGCGCTGGGAACCCTCGCCGAGGTACCGGGGTTCAGGCCCTCGGTGACGGCTTGGGCACGGCAAGCAGCCGTCGTCGTCGAACGTCATCCGGAAGGCACCCCGACGCTTGGAATACCCACGTGGTTCTACGGCCATGAGCCTCCGAACCTGTTTGCCACCCACATCGCCAAGTACTTCGCCAACGCCCTCCGGGAAGCCATCCTGTTGGAGCTTTGCAATGGTGGGACCATCTTCCTTCCGGGGGCCGCAGGAACGGTGCAGGAAATCTTCCAGGACGCCTGCGAAAACTACTACGGAGCGCCGGAGACCATCACTCCCATGGTGCTGGTGGGACGCGACCATTGGGAACGGACACTCCCGGCATGGCCGATGTTGCAGGGCCTCGCCGCGGGGAAGCCCATGGAGCACAGGATCTTCCTGGTCGATAGCGTGGAGGAGGCACTCGCAGTAGTTTCCGGCCAAGGAGCACGGCGCGGCTAG
- a CDS encoding gamma-glutamyl-gamma-aminobutyrate hydrolase family protein, whose protein sequence is MKSSEVARPRIGVPVRLSSSDAPDARVGEANRLFTFIVDLLREAGARPVLLTPVSADSAGRLATEMQELDGVLLPGGGDINPRLYGQDPQDSLYDVNAEQDHLDMDVARATIDAGLPLLGICRGHQLLNVLYGGTLIQDMAPTAVTHNGLDPHDTTASEWAWHDVLLTAGSKTASLYGSPEGSTIKIASGHHQAVARVGEGLVVTAVADDGTVEALEDPSRWVASVQWHPEASQLPDSDRLLPFTSFVDVCRNPTQARPGGVQ, encoded by the coding sequence ATGAAGAGTTCAGAAGTTGCCCGTCCGCGTATCGGCGTTCCGGTTCGCCTCAGCAGTTCGGACGCTCCGGACGCCCGTGTGGGTGAGGCCAACCGACTGTTCACCTTCATCGTGGACCTGCTGCGTGAGGCCGGTGCGCGGCCCGTGCTGCTGACCCCGGTGTCGGCTGACAGCGCCGGGAGGCTGGCCACTGAAATGCAGGAGCTCGACGGCGTGCTGCTGCCGGGCGGCGGCGACATCAATCCGCGCCTCTATGGCCAGGATCCGCAGGACTCCCTGTACGACGTCAACGCTGAGCAGGACCATCTGGACATGGATGTTGCCCGCGCAACCATCGACGCCGGACTTCCGCTGCTGGGCATCTGCCGCGGCCACCAACTGCTGAATGTGCTTTATGGTGGGACGCTGATTCAGGACATGGCACCCACTGCTGTGACCCACAACGGCTTGGATCCACACGACACCACGGCCAGCGAATGGGCATGGCACGATGTGCTGCTCACCGCCGGATCCAAAACTGCATCACTGTATGGTTCCCCCGAAGGGAGCACCATCAAGATCGCTTCCGGGCACCATCAAGCTGTCGCAAGGGTGGGCGAAGGCCTGGTCGTCACGGCCGTCGCCGACGACGGTACGGTGGAGGCCCTGGAAGACCCCTCACGGTGGGTGGCCTCAGTGCAGTGGCACCCCGAGGCGTCCCAGCTTCCCGACTCTGATCGGTTGCTGCCTTTCACATCCTTCGTAGATGTCTGCCGGAACCCTACCCAGGCTCGTCCCGGTGGAGTACAGTAG
- a CDS encoding chitobiase/beta-hexosaminidase C-terminal domain-containing protein — translation MDRPKHVSRSSHPKTRPSFPKRLLGLLLGPALVLGGLVLTSASPAAAAEPPCAGTGGAMQIVAHTDDDLLFLSPDFMRDIQAKRCVQTVFTTAGEAGEGATYWRSLESGIQASYAKMAGVSNSWTTSDAGVPGRPLTMRTLNGAPNVSVVYMRLPDGFPNGLGSAAYNSQSILKLWDGRLSSIRPVDNAATFTKSQFQTALNRLVVNFQPTTFRTQDWTGNFNTPYDHSDHWATAKFAQLATRSYTGPHTSLAYDAYVIDEYAQNVTGAELTAKVDTFVRFADFDMYVCSSPGEGCPDSPYDEWLKRQYITAIEWVGNAAKSAGTTVTASSQKASAQSPEKARDGYQWGAPMDATREWVSAGEKAGSWIQYSFSPTRTINAVTLSDRPLLTDQITGGNLQFSDGSTVAVPALPNNGSGLTINFPAKTVSSVRLNITSVSAGTTNAGLAEFEAYLGTDNVAPVVTAAPPGGTYTAGQAITLTANETSTIYYTTNGSTPTTASSKYTAPLILNGPLTLKYFAVDSANNSSAVVTQTYSTGPDVTKPVVTATPLGGQYAPGTTITLAANEPAEIRYTTDGTDPLTAGLPYTTAIPFNGPGPMTLKYFARDTAGNVSEVATQSYSVPPDTTAPTVSANPTGRALASGATIALTANEPAAIYYTTNGSTPTATESATNIKYSAAQPIVMGSTTLVLKYIGVDTAGNTSAVGTQTYTVPAAGPPSAHDFNGDGRADVLAADAAGNLYLYPGNSSGGLDPRQVALAAPAWSTITDTVTPGDFNKDGKPDLLARAGDILWFYPGDGAGSFAARKQVSTGWSTMTQIFSPGDFSGDGIPDFIGRRSNGELRLYEGNGTGGQRSPYTVGWGWDVMNAIFSTGDFNGDGKGDVLARRTDTGALWLYPGNGSGGWLQWTQIGTGWGTRTAVAGPRDLDGDGRNDVVGRIGDTLWLYPGSGGGTLSNVPPISLGTGWQAMKVIA, via the coding sequence GTGGACCGTCCAAAACACGTCAGCCGATCCTCTCATCCGAAGACCCGTCCATCCTTCCCCAAGCGCCTGCTAGGGCTGCTCCTCGGGCCTGCTTTGGTTTTGGGCGGACTCGTCCTGACCTCCGCATCGCCTGCGGCTGCTGCTGAACCGCCGTGCGCGGGAACTGGCGGAGCCATGCAGATCGTTGCCCACACAGACGACGATCTGCTCTTCCTCAGCCCGGATTTCATGCGGGACATCCAAGCCAAGCGATGTGTTCAAACGGTGTTCACCACCGCGGGAGAGGCCGGCGAGGGAGCCACCTACTGGCGGAGCCTCGAGTCAGGCATCCAAGCCAGTTACGCCAAAATGGCCGGTGTATCCAACAGCTGGACAACATCCGATGCCGGAGTGCCCGGGCGTCCGCTGACCATGCGTACCCTGAACGGTGCTCCCAACGTCTCGGTGGTCTATATGCGGCTTCCCGATGGCTTTCCGAACGGCCTGGGCAGCGCCGCCTACAACAGCCAGAGCATCCTCAAACTCTGGGACGGCCGGCTCTCCTCCATCCGGCCCGTGGACAATGCAGCGACCTTCACCAAATCCCAGTTCCAAACCGCGTTGAACCGCCTGGTGGTCAACTTCCAGCCCACCACCTTCCGCACCCAGGACTGGACCGGGAACTTCAATACCCCCTACGACCACAGCGACCACTGGGCCACGGCCAAGTTCGCCCAGCTGGCGACCCGAAGCTACACCGGGCCGCACACGTCCCTGGCCTACGATGCCTACGTCATCGATGAGTATGCGCAGAACGTGACCGGGGCCGAACTCACGGCCAAAGTGGACACGTTTGTCCGGTTCGCCGATTTCGACATGTACGTCTGCAGCAGCCCCGGTGAAGGGTGCCCGGATTCCCCCTACGACGAATGGCTGAAGCGGCAATACATCACAGCCATTGAGTGGGTGGGCAACGCTGCCAAATCGGCGGGCACCACCGTCACGGCGTCTTCGCAGAAAGCCTCCGCACAGAGCCCGGAGAAGGCGAGGGACGGTTACCAGTGGGGTGCTCCGATGGATGCCACGCGGGAGTGGGTCTCTGCTGGTGAAAAGGCCGGCAGTTGGATTCAGTACAGTTTCTCCCCCACCCGGACCATCAATGCGGTCACCCTGTCCGATCGGCCACTCCTGACCGATCAGATTACCGGTGGCAACCTTCAGTTCTCTGATGGAAGTACCGTGGCCGTTCCAGCCCTGCCCAACAACGGCTCCGGCCTCACCATCAACTTCCCCGCCAAGACAGTGAGCTCCGTGCGGCTCAACATCACCTCAGTCAGCGCGGGCACCACCAACGCCGGGTTGGCTGAGTTTGAGGCCTATCTCGGCACCGACAACGTGGCTCCCGTCGTCACCGCGGCACCCCCGGGTGGAACCTACACGGCGGGCCAGGCGATAACCCTGACCGCCAATGAAACATCCACCATTTACTACACCACCAATGGCAGCACCCCCACCACGGCAAGCAGCAAGTACACCGCTCCGCTGATTTTGAACGGTCCGCTGACCTTGAAGTACTTCGCCGTGGACAGCGCGAACAACTCGTCGGCTGTGGTCACCCAGACGTACTCCACCGGCCCGGATGTGACGAAGCCCGTGGTCACGGCCACGCCCCTGGGAGGTCAGTACGCGCCAGGCACCACCATCACCTTGGCTGCGAACGAGCCGGCCGAAATCCGCTACACCACGGACGGCACCGATCCCCTGACGGCTGGACTCCCCTACACCACGGCGATCCCCTTCAACGGACCCGGTCCCATGACGTTGAAGTACTTCGCCCGGGATACTGCCGGAAACGTGTCCGAGGTAGCCACGCAGAGCTACTCCGTGCCACCGGACACCACCGCGCCCACGGTATCGGCCAATCCCACCGGCAGGGCCTTGGCCAGTGGGGCCACCATCGCGCTGACCGCCAATGAGCCTGCCGCCATCTACTACACCACCAATGGCAGCACCCCTACGGCCACGGAATCAGCCACCAACATCAAGTACAGTGCCGCGCAACCGATCGTCATGGGCAGTACCACGCTGGTGCTCAAATACATCGGCGTCGACACTGCCGGCAACACCTCAGCCGTGGGTACCCAGACCTACACGGTGCCCGCAGCCGGACCGCCGTCGGCCCATGACTTCAACGGTGACGGCCGTGCGGACGTGCTGGCCGCTGATGCCGCCGGCAACCTGTACCTCTACCCCGGCAACAGTTCGGGCGGACTCGATCCGCGGCAGGTCGCCCTCGCAGCACCAGCGTGGTCCACCATCACGGACACCGTCACCCCTGGCGACTTCAACAAGGATGGCAAGCCTGACCTTCTGGCCCGGGCCGGAGACATCCTCTGGTTCTACCCCGGCGACGGCGCAGGCAGCTTCGCGGCCAGGAAGCAGGTCAGCACCGGGTGGAGCACCATGACGCAGATCTTCTCCCCCGGCGATTTCAGCGGCGATGGCATCCCCGATTTTATTGGCCGCCGAAGCAATGGCGAGCTCCGGCTCTACGAAGGAAACGGCACCGGAGGCCAGCGGAGTCCCTACACCGTCGGCTGGGGTTGGGACGTCATGAATGCCATCTTCAGCACCGGCGATTTCAACGGGGACGGCAAGGGAGATGTACTGGCGCGGCGCACCGACACAGGCGCATTATGGCTATATCCGGGCAATGGCTCCGGGGGCTGGCTGCAATGGACGCAGATCGGGACGGGCTGGGGAACCCGCACTGCGGTGGCCGGTCCGCGGGACCTTGACGGCGACGGCAGGAACGACGTCGTGGGCCGCATCGGAGACACCTTGTGGCTGTATCCCGGATCGGGAGGCGGAACGCTCAGCAACGTGCCGCCGATCAGCCTCGGCACCGGCTGGCAGGCCATGAAAGTCATCGCCTAG
- a CDS encoding Gfo/Idh/MocA family protein has product MRIGIVGYGVGGRYFHAPFIDAAEGLELAGVVARSEARRAEVQADYPGVPVYGSLADMLSAGVDAVTITTPPHTRRELVLEAVAAGVHVVADKPFAPDAECARELVHAAGEAGVVLNVYHNRRRDADILTLADVLSSGALGEPWRVHSIMDQDGADTLEVGPTGGLLRDLGSHLVDQMLWLLGPASRVHATLDWTDKFGEETDCGFFITLTHASGVVSTVSASKLNHSTTRELRAYGSAGSYVAAGADVQADALFAGRRPAAEPETWGIDVPGNEGTLAVGGHRTRVASAQGNYATFYTEFARAVRGEGPEPVPAEEGVRTIEVLDAARRSAREGIVVQL; this is encoded by the coding sequence GTGCGCATTGGAATTGTGGGATACGGAGTGGGGGGCAGGTACTTTCATGCCCCGTTCATTGACGCCGCGGAGGGACTTGAGTTGGCAGGTGTCGTGGCGCGCTCCGAGGCACGGCGGGCGGAAGTCCAGGCCGACTATCCGGGGGTCCCGGTCTATGGGAGCCTTGCTGACATGCTGTCCGCCGGGGTGGACGCCGTCACCATCACCACACCTCCGCACACTCGCCGGGAGCTGGTCCTGGAGGCCGTGGCAGCAGGCGTCCATGTGGTGGCGGATAAGCCCTTCGCCCCCGATGCTGAATGCGCGCGGGAACTTGTCCATGCCGCCGGGGAGGCCGGCGTGGTGCTGAATGTCTACCACAACCGCCGCCGCGATGCCGACATCCTTACCCTGGCCGATGTGCTGTCCTCCGGAGCCTTGGGGGAGCCGTGGCGCGTGCACTCCATCATGGACCAGGATGGCGCCGACACCCTGGAGGTTGGCCCGACGGGAGGCCTCCTGCGGGATTTGGGCAGTCACCTTGTGGATCAGATGCTCTGGCTGCTGGGCCCCGCGTCCCGGGTGCACGCCACGCTCGACTGGACGGACAAGTTTGGTGAAGAAACGGACTGCGGGTTTTTCATCACCCTGACCCACGCTTCGGGCGTCGTGTCCACCGTGTCCGCCAGCAAACTCAACCACTCCACCACGCGTGAATTGCGTGCCTATGGAAGTGCTGGCAGCTATGTCGCCGCTGGGGCTGATGTCCAGGCCGACGCCCTCTTTGCCGGCCGGCGGCCAGCCGCGGAACCGGAAACGTGGGGGATTGATGTGCCCGGGAACGAAGGCACCCTGGCCGTTGGCGGACATCGAACACGGGTGGCGTCCGCGCAGGGCAATTACGCTACCTTCTACACGGAGTTCGCCCGGGCGGTCCGTGGGGAAGGCCCGGAGCCGGTGCCGGCCGAGGAGGGCGTGAGGACGATTGAAGTGCTCGATGCCGCCCGCCGGAGCGCCCGTGAGGGCATTGTCGTCCAGCTCTAG